The Heyndrickxia acidicola sequence TAAAGCAGATCAGGGGTCAGACCCCTTTCGTACGTTAAAGCAAGTCAGCGTCCTTTGTTTAGAACCTGAATTGCGCGAGGAAGTTAAGGAATTGGGTTTCCTTTGGGTGCTCATATTTCAGGATGGCATAGGTTCTGGCAATGGGCAGCTCAAGAAAAGGACATGGTGCCTCAAGCAGCCTGCCCTCCAGGAGCTCACGTCTGACAGTGGAGGAAGGCAGAAAAGAGATACCAAGGCCTTCAATGATAAAACGCTTTGTAACATGAACCTCAGACACCGTCATGGTATGGAGGGAGTGAATGCGCGCCTGCAAGGAACGGAGCAGGTGATCCCAGTATTCTGGATGATTATGGGTAATCAATTTGTGCTTTGACAATTGCTCATCGCCATCAAGAGGAGGAGCCATTTCGCTGTCCCTGCCGTCATGCGGCACAATTAATACCACCGGATCTTCATACATGGTTCGGCAAATAAGATCCGAATTAGAGACGTGCTGCCTGGAAAGCCCCAGATCCACCTCTCCATTTAATACCATGTCGGCAATAAGGTTGGATTGGCATACCTCAATAGAAATTTCGAGCTCAGGATTCAGGGTCATATACTTTTTTAACACAAATGGCATAATGGACTCGGCAATAAGCGGGGAAATGGCAAGCGTCAATTTTTGTGCATAGCCCTGACGGAACCGGTTTAAATCAGCCATGCTTTCTTCATATTGGGCAAGGATTTGCCTTGCATGGGGCAAAAACCTTCGTCCTTCCTCGGAAAGGCCGATTTTTCTTCCGTTTCGTTCAAAAAGAGGACTTCCGACTTCCTCTTCCAAAAGCTTCATGTGAATGGTAACCGTAGGCTGCGAAATGTAAAGTTCCTCTGCCGTTTTACGAAAATTTTCATGCTTTGCAGCGATTAAAAAGGTCGTAAGCCATTTTAGATCCATTTTCAACGCTCCTTAATTAAAATTGTTAATCGAATCAATAGAGAATATTCAATATTTTTTATCAATTATATCACTTATAATAAGGTCAACAAGGAGCTTTGGTACTCCCAGAATCAAATTAAAACGAACATGGAGGGTTTACTATGATTCAGCACGGATTAAAAGGAGTTATCGCAGCGGAAACAGCCATCAGCTACATTAACGGTGAAAAAGGAGAGCTCATATACAGGGGATATGAAGCGAAGGACATTGCACTTCACTATACATTTGAGGAAGCAGCCTATTTATTATGGTATGGGAAGCTGCCGAATGAAAATGATCTGAACGTTTTAGATAAAGAGCTCAAAGCGGGCAGAGAGCTTCCTGATTATGT is a genomic window containing:
- a CDS encoding LysR family transcriptional regulator, which translates into the protein MDLKWLTTFLIAAKHENFRKTAEELYISQPTVTIHMKLLEEEVGSPLFERNGRKIGLSEEGRRFLPHARQILAQYEESMADLNRFRQGYAQKLTLAISPLIAESIMPFVLKKYMTLNPELEISIEVCQSNLIADMVLNGEVDLGLSRQHVSNSDLICRTMYEDPVVLIVPHDGRDSEMAPPLDGDEQLSKHKLITHNHPEYWDHLLRSLQARIHSLHTMTVSEVHVTKRFIIEGLGISFLPSSTVRRELLEGRLLEAPCPFLELPIARTYAILKYEHPKETQFLNFLAQFRF